CTGGATCTGTTCTGCTCTGTACATCATTGTTCAACAgcaaaatggaagaaatatCATCTTATCATTGGTTAATACAGGAGAGTACTATAAGATAAGCGAGTTCATTCTGtctgaagttttttttttttttaaatcttcatctttcaaaattttaaaattaatgattttagtctctatacaaataagtgattttggttttggtatgttttaaatatatttatttagtttattccgccaaaattttgatgacACTGCTTTTGGtccttaaagtttattttatgacTGATAAATGGCATCTGTTTTTTTGGAATAAGATGTTCCTTAGAGGTATATACACTGATTAATAGTAGAATTTCAAACTAGGAaatttttatatgcaggtcgaAAATCCAAACTACTTAAACTGCAAAACTAAAACTTTAAACTAAAGGTTCTGAGACAACTATTTGGTGATAAGTACTTAATTTAGATGtaaaatagtattatattatacttttattaaatcctttgaaatttgaaagtaaattatttaatttaactggTCTTTTCATCTATAATAATAGCAGTAAATACTAATTCTGAAACagattctttaaaataaaatgaattcttTCAACTTCCAGAAATCCAGTCAAATAactatttctttaaataatgaataattcaatgttaagaaaaataataatagcaaaaatctttaattttttgtgaaatttaatttttcaattactGTGGAAgccatatatttatttgtagtGACTCTTGTCCTCCTCTAAATAAGCATagataatttgttttctttttatatctatttatccAAACCACATTTTTATATACTTGATTTCTCATGTACTATTatcattcttatttattttcatttacacGAACAAACCATAATTCATATTGAAGTGTTAAGACTTCCAATACAATCACGCACATAAGGAAATCTTTGtcaaaattactaaaaaaatataatattaaagaaaataaatgctaAACTTTTACTACAAATATTCTTTCAAGACAATagaaacaatataaatttattttactttttttaaagtgctcaaatttaaactaaaataccaaataataagtaaaattatatCTCAACGAAAGAAACTCTTGAATATTTTACTCTGGTGataatgtaaattataatagttataagaaaaaaaaaaccaaataaaagtGTTCTTTCATTAAAAAGCATTAGTAATGTTTCTTATAATATTAAGTTACGTTTTaacatgattattttaatattttttatccattagttaatgtaaaaaagaatttaaccTGAAAGAGTCTGTTAAAATTCTATATCATCGTGTCTAGCTTTTCACTTGCTCAGAGCAGTGGAAAAGATGGTTTGATAATTCTATAAAAGGAAAgctgagaagaaagaaaaaaaaaaaacatggtagGAAAAGTTGTGTAGTGTTTGAGTTTCAAGCACATTCTTAATTTCCTTTGGGTCTTCGTCTTAGGGTTTGCACTTCTAAATACTTAAATATCTTTCTCCTATGGCATTAAATGGGTTCTCGAGTTAACAATAGTGTTCACGCTTTCCAATtccatgaaaaaaatgaatcacCTCATGTTTTCTTCTTggttttcaaaattcatcattATTAATATTCCTTTTCGTTGGAATTAGACATACTTTTAAATCTGCGTTCcttgtttaattttgatattgtattttttttttttttcaattttgccTAACAGCGAAAGTTAAGAATGGAAAGAAAgaacaagaggaagaaagtaAGAATGGAACGAAggaacaagaggaagaaagtaTTGGGCACTGCCACAGGTATATACAATTTATCTATGTATCTATCTATCTACTTGCTTTAAACACATAAATAATTGTAGTAGTTTCTCgcttgaattaaaaaattgttaaaacttaatttaagtattttaattttgatactttaAAGTTGTATATCTTCCAGTAGTTTTGCAAGTTTTATATCAGAACTGATTATTTAGCCTTGACTGTATTACGGACCAGATTGAATAAATTTACCCATAAGATctacatgaaagaaaaattaaaagaaaatttgaaattaacttCTTTGTAAGTTATAACTtgtaaaaatttgtatatttttctaaatttttcgttgtgaaaagtttatttaatttttttcttatttttcctttttagaagTGCTAATTGAAAAATTCGTCCAAATAGCTCCCTGATACATTAACATGACCATTGTGCTTTCCTGTTTCAACAGCTGGAAGCAGCTTGGAAGCTGCGATGAGTGAGGCAATTGATCCTTCAAGCAGTGGTATTTGTGACAAAATCTCCTTCTTCCTCTAACCtacatattttgaaattgttatTAACTAAAGACGCGTTTGGATGAATCTCTCTatacaagagagagaaaaattcGTAAACTAAAATTAGCTGATACAAGTtaatatgtaaaagaaattcaatatattttttgtaaattttatttttaatttatacgtaagcttattttagtttataaaaaaaggagtttttttcccctttttaagAAACACTTACGGAGAAACTCATCCAAACAAATCTCATCATTGCTCCCATATAGTATTTAGACTTTAATAGTGAAGGCATATTTCATCTGAGGGGACTTATTTGATAGTATTGCTTGGGTGTGAGGTTGCATTCTCACCTTTATTTGTAGTTCCATCCCGGGAACTGAGCTTTGATCCTAACAGATGCTGCAAACTGCTCAAACCCACAGTTGCTCTAGCCGAATCCTAGTGTCTTGATAATGTATTATTCAATTAGCTATCAGGGCCATTGAAAAAAAGCCACCCCTGCCATTGGATTCTTCCAGTACTCAACAAGTAAAGAAGGATGTGAACAAAATATCCCAATCTATGCTGATCAAGCTTTATAACTTTTGTACTCGTCGACCAAAGGCAAATGAGGAATTGAGGTAGATAGCTTAGgtgtcttaatatttttatttcgtttttcgtttttttattaatatcaaagatcacaaattcaaatcccAGTGTCGTGGTTAGTATGTTTGGCGTTCACTTAAACCGCACGGATACCTATACAATGAAACCAAAAGGATGCGTCAGTAATATGGTCAGTATTGAACATTCAAAAGGCTCAATTTAAGGTGCCAGTTATGTCATACAActctgaaaaatatatataacattcaGGTGATTTTAGCTGCTGGAAAGATAATGATGGaagaggagaaggaaacaaatgGGACTGTCACTCGTCATATATTTAGCCCACAATTTATGGTAAGTAGTTAACTCTAATGTTTATAAACAACAGAGTTGCGGTCCTGTTCGTGTTCCATATAACGTCTAGTTAGCATAACAATCTAATGTCATGTTTCTGTGTAGAATAAGGTAAAATGTGACTTAAATCTTTCTAATGAAGATAGCCACAAGACTTGGTGTATTGATGATGTATCTGTATTCATCTTGCCGAGTAAACTGGGTTACGAAATCTATCAGTGCAAACTGGTAAGTATGGTGACACCTTTAGTTGAGTATGAAAATTATAGTGGCTTGCAAACTACTTTACTTGAGTATGGTAGTACACACTGTCTTTCAGGTATGATAATTTGTTGCATTTGTCTTTCTTTCAGATTTTTGCACCAACTTTGTTTGAGGAGCATTGGTCTTGTTATGTACTCCAGCCAAAGGACAAAACCCTGTACGTGTTAGACTCGATGCGTGATACACTCTCAACTAGCAAAAAGAACTTGGATGATGCAACGGTAGTGTTGatcatttcttttttccttgggaaaaatttaaattattatttttgtaaaattgttatCCCTAACTATTCGTCTGGTCCAACCTATCAAcggttttttaatttaaagaaacgTCGTTTTGAGGAGCTGCTGGTATTAATGAATCCTGGTTCGACCAAAGAGAATGTATCAATAACACTGGTTTACGCTGATGTTCCTAGGCAGAAAAACATGTGAGTAGTGTGCAGCGGTAGTGTTCCTTGTAGAGAACTCAATGCATTAGTTTTGACTGATATTGTTTCTCATTGATGCTTTCGATGTTTGATAAAGTCATGATTGTGGCATCTATGTGCTGAAGTACATGGAAATTTGGGATGGATCGGTAAAATGGCAAGACAAAACCATGCCTGATTATGAATATGTGagtataaatttgttttcacTATGCTAACCATGTCGAATTGCGACTAACTTTAGGAGATTTTACAGAAAGAAATCGTGCAGTTTCGGCAAAGCCTTTTGTGTGGATGGGTTCAACATCCTAAAAATGAGGTCAGAGAAGCGATTTTGGAGGCAGCAGGAATGTGGGGAAAATTAAGCTGACTGAAATTGACCATCAAGCTGACGTGTTTAAGagatttctattataaatattggttaatttcttttaaattaaataaagttttaatttttacacaTTCGAGATGCTTAAGAAAATTGATTCCTCTAGGTAGAGCTATATCTGATACTGTCTGTTTGCGATCAGTTATTGCAAACAACTGGGATTGTATTGAAAATTATAGAGTTCAACATAAATCTTACTATGTTATGTAATGatgtgaattttattattaatgattagATTGATCAtctttaatgatattattatacggatttcttattttatagaaaaacttGATTCCAAATCTTACTTAAAAAGGATTTATCATTTTCACACTATTGTAATGTTGACAACTAGAAACTTATTATACGGATAACATTATCAATGATTGCATCTttgaaagaaaatgtttcaTGTTTTAATCAAAATCGAAAGCAAGAAAACGTAATTATAAACGGTCATCATCTAGGAGGAATGTTATTATTGTTAACCTTATTTGGTTTTAGAGGGATGTAAAGTCACATGAATGGAAAAAATTGTAACGATGTGCTAAGAACTTaactctaaaaaatataataaaatttttaatttaatcctaataaaacttgtattaattaaaatttaaaaatgattaattataaaaattaattaatttttaaaattggaaatgatatttaaatttttttattgatattattctaatgatcaaattttcaattcaattttaatttatttttataatatttatcttgcaataaaaaataactactatcaaattaatgttcaattaaaactatctttctttaaattaaaataaaataacacagATTAAGAATTTAAGACAAGtctaaatcaataattaaaaaagctATTTAAATGTCTTTAAATATTTGCACTAAAATATTTGTGTccctttttttcataattaatttttatattaattttatatgacGTTGAATTATGCATTTCCTTTATACAATActgataaattaatatttttatggaaTACAATTAATTCAtatgtaattataaaatgtaattaatttttactgaacaattatattaaatccttccaattttaaattcaattaaaagatCTTGACCgtttattaaagtttttaacTTTCTATCACTGTCATCATAATTAAACCAAACTTGATTTGACTTTCTGATTAACCTTTTGATCAGAGATACCTTCGTTAAAGACTTATATTAgtgtattgatttttttttcaacttcaaATATATGAATCACAGAAAAATACATCGTTAGGTCATGTTTTCACAATAGAAATGCAATATCTATATCTATGAAACTTCAAAATAgtacaattttatttgaaaattatttgcgagtattcttttaaaagaagtcACATGAATTGGAAAACGATGcttaaaatgacatttttaaaatgCTCTTGTTGAACGTGTAGCACAGctttaataaattcttttaatttatttaaaaatcgtgcttataaatagattttaattttattaataaaattatattaaagttgtATTTGTAATCATCTcttgaataaatataaagaataattgGAGTGGAGTTTGTAAGTACAACTTAtcattgcttttaaaatttgaagttatGTTTGTTTACTAAAGTCATGCTTACAAATAGAATTTTAtggaattttatgttaaattgatgaatcggaaaacataattttgataaaaacaattatactGAAGTACgaatttttttcatgaaaacattatttcaaACATGACTTATTTaggatttatttatttctgtaacatcttatatatttaattttcaaataaaattgcaccattttcattttttttccatccCACATTAAACTAACTCAAATACAGTAAATGGTGAGAACATTATAAGGAAGTACATTTCCCTAGACAATCTAAGCAAAACTTCATCAGACCTAAAAGAGAATAGAACTTGAGAGTGACCATTGAACAAGAAACTAACATTTGGTAATACTACTACTTCCATCATTACCAGGTACTCATCCAAGAGAATAGTACAGAAAGTTTTATTCTTATACAAACTGGTATAAATTCTGTGCCAAGTAAAATGGAGTAGGAACTTTAAATTATAGACTGTATGCCTAAATTCATGCCTATGCAACAGGTGATGAGAATTTTGATAGAAGTTACATTAAGTCGTATAATTGAAGCTTATCATTCAGCAAGTACGCATGCTATCTCCATTGACAAAATAATACCTGGGTTTTTTACTTGGTCAAATTCAAGCTGAAATCCCAAAGTTTCTTGGCCAAATCAGCATCAGTCCCAAGTGAGGTTGGTTGGGCCACATTACTGTCTGAAAAATACCTGCCACTAACTCCCTTCACTTGTGGGTGTAATGCTACATAGCATGTTGTTGCTGCTCCCTGCATTACAAGGTCAGCCAGCAAGGTCAGAAGATTCTAATACTAGAGGACACTTTATCCTTATGGATACTATATCTAGGTGAATTGTCAGTTATCTTCAggttaatttcataataaacgTTTTAAACTGTATTGGATATAATTAAGAACAAATGAATGTTTGGCATCTCAAATGAGTATTGGTgatcatgaaaaaaatatggaGTCTAGAATAATGCCCTA
This genomic interval from Vigna radiata var. radiata cultivar VC1973A chromosome 8, Vradiata_ver6, whole genome shotgun sequence contains the following:
- the LOC106771233 gene encoding ubiquitin-like-specific protease ESD4 isoform X3 — its product is MRKLRMERKNKRKKVRMERRNKRKKVLGTATAGSSLEAAMSEAIDPSSSAIRAIEKKPPLPLDSSSTQQVKKDVNKISQSMLIKLYNFCTRRPKANEELSVVVSMFGVHLNRTDTYTMKPKGCVSNMVILAAGKIMMEEEKETNGTVTRHIFSPQFMNKVKCDLNLSNEDSHKTWCIDDVSVFILPSKLGYEIYQCKLIFAPTLFEEHWSCYVLQPKDKTLYVLDSMRDTLSTSKKNLDDATKRRFEELLVLMNPGSTKENVSITLVYADVPRQKNIHDCGIYVLKYMEIWDGSVKWQDKTMPDYEYKEIVQFRQSLLCGWVQHPKNEVREAILEAAGMWGKLS
- the LOC106771233 gene encoding uncharacterized protein LOC106771233 isoform X1, which codes for MRKLRMERKNKRKKVRMERRNKRKKVLGTATAGSSLEAAMSEAIDPSSSAIRAIEKKPPLPLDSSSTQQVKKDVNKISQSMLIKLYNFCTRRPKANEELSVVVSMFGVHLNRTDTYTMKPKGCVSNMVILAAGKIMMEEEKETNGTVTRHIFSPQFMNKVKCDLNLSNEDSHKTWCIDDVSVFILPSKLGYEIYQCKLIFAPTLFEEHWSCYVLQPKDKTLYVLDSMRDTLSTSKKNLDDATVVLIISFFLGKNLNYYFCKIVIPNYSSGPTYQRFFNLKKRRFEELLVLMNPGSTKENVSITLVYADVPRQKNIHDCGIYVLKYMEIWDGSVKWQDKTMPDYEYKEIVQFRQSLLCGWVQHPKNEVREAILEAAGMWGKLS
- the LOC106771233 gene encoding uncharacterized protein LOC106771233 isoform X2; its protein translation is MERKNKRKKVRMERRNKRKKVLGTATAGSSLEAAMSEAIDPSSSAIRAIEKKPPLPLDSSSTQQVKKDVNKISQSMLIKLYNFCTRRPKANEELSVVVSMFGVHLNRTDTYTMKPKGCVSNMVILAAGKIMMEEEKETNGTVTRHIFSPQFMNKVKCDLNLSNEDSHKTWCIDDVSVFILPSKLGYEIYQCKLIFAPTLFEEHWSCYVLQPKDKTLYVLDSMRDTLSTSKKNLDDATVVLIISFFLGKNLNYYFCKIVIPNYSSGPTYQRFFNLKKRRFEELLVLMNPGSTKENVSITLVYADVPRQKNIHDCGIYVLKYMEIWDGSVKWQDKTMPDYEYKEIVQFRQSLLCGWVQHPKNEVREAILEAAGMWGKLS
- the LOC106771233 gene encoding uncharacterized protein LOC106771233 isoform X4, which codes for MLIKLYNFCTRRPKANEELSVVVSMFGVHLNRTDTYTMKPKGCVSNMVILAAGKIMMEEEKETNGTVTRHIFSPQFMNKVKCDLNLSNEDSHKTWCIDDVSVFILPSKLGYEIYQCKLIFAPTLFEEHWSCYVLQPKDKTLYVLDSMRDTLSTSKKNLDDATVVLIISFFLGKNLNYYFCKIVIPNYSSGPTYQRFFNLKKRRFEELLVLMNPGSTKENVSITLVYADVPRQKNIHDCGIYVLKYMEIWDGSVKWQDKTMPDYEYKEIVQFRQSLLCGWVQHPKNEVREAILEAAGMWGKLS